A genomic window from Winogradskyella sp. J14-2 includes:
- a CDS encoding cystathionine gamma-synthase gives MKFNTKTIHGGQKHDAAYGSVMPPIYQTTTYAQTSPGNHKGYEYSRTHNPTRHALEKSFASLENGNYGLAFGSGLAAIDAILKLLKPGDEVISTNDLYGGTYRLFTKVYENFGIKFHFVGMLNVNNLEDYITSKTKLVWVETPTNPMMNIIDIKAVSEISKKYNLLLAVDNTFATPYLQQPLELGADIVMHSATKYLGGHSDVVMGALVVKDKDLANQLYFIQNASGAICGPQDAFLVLRGIKTLHVRMQRHCENASAIAAFLKSHPKIENVYWPGFKNHPNHNIAKSQMKDFGGMVSFTTIGNNYKEAVKIVENLKIFTLAESLGGVESLAGHPASMTHASIPKSEREKTGIVDSLIRLSVGIENKADLLADIDQAIG, from the coding sequence ATGAAATTTAACACAAAAACAATACATGGCGGTCAAAAGCACGATGCAGCTTATGGATCTGTAATGCCACCAATCTACCAGACCACTACATATGCTCAAACATCACCAGGTAATCATAAAGGCTATGAGTATTCTCGAACGCACAACCCAACAAGACATGCTTTAGAAAAATCTTTTGCTAGTTTAGAAAATGGAAACTACGGTTTGGCTTTTGGCTCTGGTTTAGCGGCTATCGACGCCATTTTAAAATTGTTAAAACCAGGTGACGAAGTAATTTCTACAAATGATTTATATGGTGGAACATACAGGCTTTTTACTAAAGTGTACGAAAATTTTGGAATTAAATTTCACTTCGTTGGAATGCTAAATGTAAATAATCTCGAAGATTACATAACTTCAAAAACCAAGCTTGTATGGGTAGAGACTCCAACAAACCCAATGATGAATATCATTGACATAAAAGCTGTTTCAGAAATTTCTAAAAAGTACAATCTGCTGTTGGCTGTAGATAATACTTTTGCAACACCGTATTTACAACAACCATTGGAGTTGGGCGCAGATATTGTAATGCACTCAGCTACAAAATATTTGGGAGGTCATAGCGATGTAGTAATGGGAGCGCTGGTAGTTAAGGACAAAGATTTAGCTAATCAACTTTACTTTATCCAAAATGCGAGTGGTGCAATTTGTGGGCCACAAGATGCTTTTTTGGTTTTAAGAGGTATAAAAACGTTACACGTTAGAATGCAGCGTCATTGTGAAAACGCTAGTGCTATTGCTGCGTTTTTAAAGAGCCATCCTAAAATTGAAAACGTCTACTGGCCAGGTTTTAAAAACCATCCAAATCATAATATAGCAAAATCTCAAATGAAAGATTTTGGAGGCATGGTGTCTTTTACTACCATTGGGAATAATTACAAGGAAGCTGTTAAAATAGTTGAAAACCTCAAAATATTCACCCTTGCAGAATCTCTAGGTGGAGTGGAGTCTTTAGCAGGTCATCCAGCAAGTATGACACATGCTAGTATACCTAAGAGCGAGCGCGAAAAAACAGGAATTGTAGATTCATTAATTAGGCTTAGTGTTGGTATAGAAAATAAAGCAGATCTTTTAGCAGATATAGACCAAGCAATAGGTTAA
- a CDS encoding THC0290_0291 family protein, whose amino-acid sequence MAKHIKKLIVLFGLICTVQTSSAQLGFSHEIGAFVGAVAFQSDFGVRRDFETNAGNTGIALGIVHYINFAYRADCNCYSTDTYFNDHFKLRSEISWNKTSLDHFGKWVDDARTSTEADQLRAHTGEAQNWDIGMQLEYFPRSIRAFSAGAYSFAPFVALGAHFVSFNPDVETTYGDGNILNNDNFYSFWDAASGGDPFISAESGSTWSVVASLGTRYKLTILSDLFVELRWQYYFNDFIDGLNHKLPSNKANDWNLWLNFGYIYYLD is encoded by the coding sequence ATGGCAAAACATATTAAAAAATTAATAGTGTTGTTTGGATTGATATGTACAGTTCAAACTTCTTCTGCCCAATTGGGTTTTTCTCATGAAATAGGTGCATTTGTTGGAGCGGTTGCGTTTCAATCTGACTTTGGTGTGAGAAGAGACTTTGAAACCAACGCTGGTAATACGGGTATTGCCTTGGGTATTGTGCACTACATCAATTTTGCATATAGAGCAGATTGTAATTGCTATAGTACTGACACCTATTTTAACGATCATTTTAAATTAAGAAGCGAAATTTCTTGGAATAAAACGTCATTAGATCATTTTGGGAAGTGGGTCGATGATGCCAGAACCAGTACAGAAGCAGATCAGCTAAGAGCGCATACTGGTGAGGCTCAAAACTGGGATATTGGGATGCAATTAGAATACTTTCCTAGAAGTATAAGAGCCTTCTCTGCAGGAGCTTATTCTTTTGCCCCTTTTGTTGCGCTTGGTGCTCATTTTGTTTCTTTTAACCCAGATGTTGAAACTACTTATGGCGATGGAAACATTTTAAATAACGATAATTTCTACAGTTTTTGGGATGCTGCTTCTGGCGGTGATCCTTTTATTAGTGCCGAGTCTGGATCTACTTGGTCTGTAGTTGCTAGTTTAGGCACGCGTTACAAATTAACCATATTATCCGATCTGTTTGTAGAGTTAAGGTGGCAGTACTATTTTAATGATTTTATTGATGGCTTAAACCATAAATTACCGTCTAACAAAGCAAACGATTGGAATCTCTGGCTAAATTTTGGCTATATTTACTATCTCGATTAA
- the gdhA gene encoding NADP-specific glutamate dehydrogenase: MKDKIEAFLDLVKERNGHEPEFLQAVQEVAETVIPYIAKHEIYNGKNILLRMVEPERLISFRVSWVDDSGEIQVNRGYRVQMNSAIGPYKGGLRFHPTVNASILKFLAFEQVFKNSLTTLPMGGGKGGSDFDPKGKSDNEIMRFCHAFMTELYRHIGHNTDVPAGDIGVGAREIGFMFGMYKKLNNTFTGVLTGKGQSWGGSLIRPEATGYGNVYFAENMLKTKGDSFKGKKVVISGSGNVAQFAAEKAIELGATVLTLSDSGGYIYDEEGINTEKLKFVMDLKNNKRGRISEYVEKYPNAKYFAGERPWAVKCDIALPCATQNELNGEEAKALIDNGCICVSEGANMPSTPEAIHEFNNAKILFAPGKASNAGGVATSGLEMSQNSLRLSWTREEVDARLKDIMEDIHDSCVEYGKNDDGTVDYVRGANIAGFVKVADAMLAQGVI, translated from the coding sequence ATGAAAGATAAAATTGAAGCTTTTTTAGATCTTGTAAAAGAACGAAATGGGCACGAACCTGAGTTCCTGCAAGCGGTTCAAGAAGTAGCTGAAACGGTTATTCCTTACATTGCCAAGCACGAAATTTATAATGGTAAAAACATTCTCTTAAGGATGGTAGAGCCAGAAAGATTAATTTCATTTAGAGTGAGTTGGGTAGATGATTCTGGCGAAATCCAAGTGAATAGAGGTTATAGAGTACAAATGAACTCCGCAATTGGACCGTACAAAGGAGGCTTACGTTTTCACCCAACTGTAAATGCCAGTATTCTTAAGTTTTTAGCATTTGAGCAAGTATTTAAAAATAGTTTAACCACACTGCCAATGGGTGGTGGTAAAGGTGGATCTGATTTTGACCCAAAAGGAAAATCAGACAACGAAATTATGCGTTTTTGCCACGCTTTTATGACTGAGCTATATAGACATATTGGTCATAACACTGATGTTCCAGCAGGCGATATAGGTGTAGGAGCTAGAGAGATTGGTTTTATGTTTGGTATGTATAAGAAATTAAACAATACATTTACAGGTGTTTTAACAGGTAAAGGACAATCTTGGGGCGGATCTCTAATTAGACCAGAAGCAACAGGCTATGGTAATGTTTACTTTGCCGAAAATATGCTTAAAACAAAAGGTGATTCTTTTAAAGGAAAAAAAGTAGTTATTTCAGGTTCTGGTAACGTGGCTCAGTTTGCAGCAGAAAAAGCTATTGAGTTAGGCGCTACGGTACTTACACTTTCTGACTCTGGCGGATATATTTACGATGAAGAAGGAATCAATACAGAGAAGTTAAAATTTGTAATGGACCTTAAGAACAACAAACGCGGAAGAATTAGTGAGTATGTTGAGAAGTATCCAAATGCAAAGTATTTTGCAGGGGAAAGACCATGGGCTGTTAAATGTGATATTGCTCTGCCTTGTGCAACTCAGAACGAGCTTAACGGAGAAGAGGCTAAAGCATTGATTGACAATGGTTGTATTTGTGTTTCTGAAGGTGCTAATATGCCATCAACACCAGAAGCTATTCATGAGTTTAACAATGCAAAAATTTTATTCGCACCAGGTAAAGCATCTAATGCAGGTGGTGTAGCTACTTCTGGTTTAGAAATGAGTCAGAACTCACTACGCTTGAGCTGGACAAGAGAAGAAGTTGATGCCAGATTAAAAGATATTATGGAAGACATACACGACTCTTGTGTTGAGTATGGTAAGAATGACGATGGTACTGTAGACTATGTAAGAGGAGCCAATATAGCTGGTTTTGTTAAGGTTGCAGATGCAATGTTGGCACAAGGAGTTATTTAA
- a CDS encoding two-component regulator propeller domain-containing protein: MHKTVFRFLFFFGLSLNISAQDFSTLWQAHFSYNNIVDVVSGNNKIYAAAQNAVFEHNTLTEEINTITTVEGLSGEQITTILYSAQFQSLVIGYETGLIEIYSETDDSVLTVVDILEKENITPANKSINHFYEHEGLVYISTDFGISVYDLARLEFGDTYFLGNGGSQIRVNQVTVLNDEIFAACSNANGLKKAVLSNPNLIDFAQWQTIIGGDFVNINTVGNKAYAVRANRAFFEITNTNFTQLFVLPLTPTDTEVSEGNLVVSNINTIQVYDENAQLIESYISSEDYDTRFTSSVLLDNEVYIGTEDFGVLQTSFSDGFTYTEVKPNGPLFNEIFRLNAESGVVWASFGDYSESFDPSPIKSRGLSYYRDDVWENIPVDSVLGARNLSEISVNSFNPNQVFVSSFQDGILEINDFRPTILYNQDNSGLESLVVPNAPQVVSIRVSASTFDRNGVLWSMTARAPNPLKAYDPISGSWQGYDFSSIIENSLLDEFGFFDIVIDNNGTKWIGGYSNGLYAYNENLGNPLKNITSEDQNLPFPRVTALAIDNRNQLWVGTFSGLRVLFNTSGFFDEPNPTLSSIIILEDGIAQELLESQTISDIEVDGSNNKWIGTVDSGIFYFSPDGQNTIYHFTKDNSPLPSNRITDISIDSNNGIVYIATAKGTLSFRAGGSKPEDTLENAFVYPNPVRPEYDVLGFNDLNDINKGVKISGLTENVNIKITDVEGNLVAEAQSNINLRSSNANYNFAIDGGTAIWNGKNLANSIVRTGVYLIMISDLDSFETKVLKVLIVR; encoded by the coding sequence ATGCATAAAACTGTTTTTAGATTTTTATTCTTTTTTGGTTTATCACTAAATATAAGCGCACAAGATTTTTCAACATTATGGCAAGCACACTTTTCTTACAACAATATCGTAGATGTTGTTAGTGGTAATAATAAGATATATGCAGCAGCTCAAAATGCTGTTTTTGAGCACAATACCTTAACAGAGGAAATAAATACAATTACTACTGTAGAGGGCTTGTCTGGCGAGCAGATCACAACAATTCTTTATAGTGCACAGTTTCAATCTTTAGTCATAGGATACGAAACAGGTCTTATAGAAATTTATTCTGAAACTGATGACTCTGTGCTAACTGTGGTGGATATTTTAGAAAAGGAGAATATTACACCAGCCAATAAATCTATTAATCATTTTTATGAGCACGAAGGTTTAGTTTATATATCTACAGACTTTGGTATATCTGTTTATGATTTAGCAAGACTAGAGTTTGGCGATACTTACTTTTTAGGAAATGGAGGTTCTCAGATTAGAGTAAATCAAGTGACCGTACTAAACGATGAAATCTTTGCAGCATGCTCTAATGCAAATGGTCTTAAAAAGGCAGTTTTAAGTAACCCAAATCTCATAGATTTTGCGCAATGGCAAACAATCATTGGAGGTGATTTTGTAAATATTAATACGGTTGGTAATAAGGCTTATGCTGTTAGGGCAAATCGAGCTTTTTTTGAAATAACAAATACAAATTTCACACAATTATTTGTGTTGCCTTTAACGCCTACAGATACAGAAGTTAGTGAAGGTAATTTAGTCGTTTCAAATATCAATACCATTCAAGTTTATGATGAAAATGCGCAGCTCATTGAAAGTTATATATCTAGTGAAGATTATGATACACGTTTTACTTCTTCGGTATTACTAGACAATGAGGTTTATATTGGCACGGAAGATTTTGGGGTATTACAAACATCCTTTTCTGATGGATTTACCTATACAGAAGTAAAACCTAATGGCCCCTTATTTAACGAAATTTTTAGACTTAATGCAGAGTCAGGTGTTGTTTGGGCTAGTTTTGGTGATTATTCGGAGTCTTTTGATCCATCACCAATTAAATCTAGAGGCTTAAGTTACTATAGAGACGACGTCTGGGAAAATATACCTGTAGACAGTGTTTTGGGAGCCAGAAACCTATCAGAAATATCTGTAAACTCCTTTAATCCAAACCAAGTTTTTGTCAGTTCCTTTCAAGATGGAATTTTAGAGATAAATGATTTTCGGCCTACCATATTGTACAATCAAGATAATAGTGGGCTAGAGTCTTTGGTAGTGCCAAACGCACCTCAAGTGGTAAGTATAAGAGTCTCAGCCTCTACGTTTGATAGAAATGGTGTTCTTTGGAGTATGACTGCCAGAGCTCCTAATCCCTTAAAGGCGTATGATCCGATCTCTGGGAGTTGGCAGGGCTATGATTTTTCATCAATAATAGAAAACAGCTTGTTAGATGAATTTGGTTTTTTTGATATTGTAATTGATAATAATGGCACAAAATGGATTGGTGGTTACTCTAATGGTCTGTACGCATACAACGAAAACTTAGGTAACCCTCTAAAAAACATAACTTCCGAAGATCAAAACCTTCCGTTTCCAAGAGTAACAGCCTTGGCAATTGATAACCGTAACCAGCTTTGGGTTGGCACATTTTCTGGCCTACGGGTGTTATTTAATACATCTGGTTTTTTTGATGAGCCAAATCCTACACTGAGTTCAATTATTATTTTAGAAGATGGCATTGCACAAGAGCTACTTGAATCCCAGACAATTTCAGATATAGAGGTAGATGGTTCTAATAATAAATGGATAGGTACTGTAGACTCAGGTATATTCTATTTTTCACCAGATGGACAAAATACCATTTACCATTTTACAAAAGATAACTCGCCTTTACCATCTAACCGAATTACAGATATTTCTATAGATTCTAATAATGGCATAGTATATATTGCCACAGCCAAAGGAACGCTCTCCTTTAGAGCAGGTGGTTCTAAGCCAGAAGATACACTAGAAAATGCCTTTGTGTATCCTAACCCAGTAAGGCCAGAATATGATGTACTAGGGTTTAATGATCTAAATGATATTAACAAGGGTGTTAAAATTAGCGGACTTACAGAAAATGTTAATATAAAGATTACCGATGTAGAAGGTAATCTTGTTGCAGAAGCACAGTCTAATATAAACTTAAGGTCTTCTAATGCTAATTATAATTTTGCCATAGATGGTGGTACAGCAATATGGAATGGTAAAAATCTAGCAAATTCAATTGTTAGAACAGGAGTTTACCTTATTATGATATCTGATTTAGACTCATTTGAAACTAAAGTTTTAAAAGTCCTTATAGTAAGATAA
- the recO gene encoding DNA repair protein RecO, whose translation MLTKNQGIVLSKLKYRDNDLIVKCYTKERGVVSYILRGALKAKKGSNKTIYYQALSQLQFEENFKTNRVLQGINEVKFSYIYHSVHSNIYKSSIALFLSEILTNALKEEERNESLFNFLEIALQYLDTTEQFSNFHLLFLLKLTRYLGFQPENKNIEFPYFNLESGIFESFNHNIYSISGENLTLLKLLLGINFDALDSIKINAKQRREFLNMLLHYFELHLDGFKKPKSLQVLNEVFH comes from the coding sequence ATGCTTACAAAAAACCAAGGTATTGTTCTTTCAAAATTAAAGTATAGAGATAATGATCTTATCGTTAAATGCTACACCAAAGAGCGTGGAGTTGTGAGCTATATTTTAAGGGGAGCTCTAAAAGCTAAAAAAGGAAGTAATAAGACTATTTATTACCAAGCATTGTCTCAATTACAGTTTGAAGAAAACTTTAAAACCAATAGGGTACTTCAGGGTATTAACGAAGTTAAGTTCAGCTATATATACCATAGTGTCCACTCTAATATTTATAAGAGTTCTATAGCGCTATTTCTTTCAGAAATTCTAACAAATGCACTTAAGGAAGAAGAACGAAACGAATCACTTTTTAATTTTCTTGAAATTGCATTACAATATTTAGATACTACAGAACAATTCTCAAATTTTCACTTATTATTTTTATTGAAATTGACACGTTACCTGGGCTTTCAACCTGAAAATAAAAATATAGAGTTTCCGTATTTTAATTTAGAATCTGGAATATTCGAATCTTTTAACCACAATATTTATTCTATTTCAGGTGAAAATTTAACACTCCTAAAATTGTTATTGGGCATAAATTTTGATGCGCTAGATAGTATTAAAATTAATGCAAAACAAAGGAGAGAGTTTTTAAACATGTTATTGCATTATTTTGAATTACATTTGGACGGGTTTAAGAAACCAAAATCATTACAAGTGCTAAATGAAGTATTTCATTAA
- a CDS encoding TonB-dependent receptor, producing the protein MKMHIKLKCNNIFCILLCLFFNSTFAQTITVLDEGTNQPISGVSLYNLKKTKYEVTDFDGNAVLDKFNDREIIYFQNLLYNKLQIRKVEISKNNYIVYLKPKVEGLKQIVISVSKFEQSKRDIPQSIVAINAKEIALANPQTSADLLDNTGNVFIQKSQMGGGSPMIRGFSTNRLLISVDGVRMNNAIFRGGNLQNVISIDPLSVQNTEVTLGAGSVVYGSDAVGGVMSFYTKNPQLSYREESIISGSALMRYASANNENTTHLDFNLGYKKWGFLTNISYTDFDDLRMGSHGPDAYLRPEYVIRQNGEDVIVANTNPKLQKPTGYNQVNLMQKVRFEPQDNLKFNLGLFFTTTSDYPRYDRLLRPRGETLRSAEWEYGPQQWFMGNLQITKTSSSSNIYDKIQTTVAFQNFKESRKDRDFQSVIREVREERVDVLSFNLDLEKKLSPKTTMSYGLEYLFNRVGSEGFEENIEANTKVPNVTRYPDGATWQSLAAYTSLKYKPNSKFVFQSGLRYNQIIANADFTANNNFLNLPFREANINTGALTGTAGITWSPSTMIQWKLNASTAFRAPNIDDIGKVFDSEPGAVVVPNNNLRPEYAYSGELGLRLNFGNKVVLDMATYYTFLDNALIRRDFDINGETEIIYDGELSTVQAIQNASRAWIYGFEVGGEINFSKTLKLRSQYNIIGGTEDDNGVEVPVRHVAPNFGRTHLVYKKDNLLFDAFLVYNGELSFYQLAPSELSKDYLYAQDDNGNPYAPSWYTLNFRTQYKYKDKLTLTASLENITDQRYRPYSSGISAAGRNLILALSYAF; encoded by the coding sequence ATGAAGATGCATATAAAACTAAAATGTAATAACATTTTTTGTATCCTTTTGTGCCTATTTTTTAACAGCACTTTTGCCCAAACAATAACAGTTTTAGACGAGGGAACAAACCAACCAATTTCTGGGGTTTCACTTTATAACTTAAAGAAAACAAAATACGAAGTTACCGACTTTGACGGAAATGCCGTGTTAGATAAGTTTAATGATAGAGAAATCATCTATTTTCAGAATCTCTTGTATAATAAATTACAAATAAGAAAGGTTGAAATCTCAAAAAACAACTATATCGTTTATTTAAAACCAAAAGTAGAAGGACTTAAGCAAATTGTAATTTCGGTTTCAAAATTTGAGCAAAGCAAAAGAGACATTCCGCAATCTATTGTTGCTATTAATGCTAAAGAAATAGCGCTTGCTAATCCACAAACTAGTGCAGATTTGTTAGATAATACAGGAAACGTTTTTATCCAAAAAAGCCAAATGGGTGGAGGTAGCCCAATGATTCGTGGTTTTTCTACAAATAGATTACTCATATCTGTAGATGGTGTTCGTATGAATAACGCTATTTTTAGAGGCGGTAATTTGCAAAACGTTATTTCAATAGATCCTTTATCGGTGCAGAATACCGAAGTAACTCTTGGGGCAGGGTCTGTTGTTTATGGTAGTGATGCCGTTGGTGGTGTAATGAGTTTCTACACAAAAAATCCACAATTGTCCTACAGAGAAGAATCTATAATTAGTGGTAGTGCATTGATGCGTTACGCTAGCGCTAATAATGAAAATACTACGCACTTAGATTTTAATCTTGGATACAAAAAGTGGGGATTTTTAACCAATATTAGTTATACCGACTTTGATGACTTAAGAATGGGAAGTCATGGACCAGACGCCTATCTAAGACCAGAATATGTTATTAGACAAAACGGTGAAGATGTGATTGTTGCAAACACCAACCCAAAGCTACAAAAACCAACAGGCTATAATCAAGTAAACCTTATGCAAAAAGTAAGGTTTGAGCCGCAAGATAATCTTAAGTTTAATTTAGGTTTGTTCTTCACTACAACGTCAGATTATCCAAGATACGACAGGTTACTGAGACCAAGAGGAGAGACGCTTCGCTCAGCAGAATGGGAGTATGGCCCACAGCAATGGTTTATGGGTAACTTACAAATTACTAAAACGAGCAGCAGTTCTAATATTTACGACAAAATACAAACTACAGTAGCTTTTCAAAATTTTAAAGAAAGCAGAAAAGACAGAGATTTTCAATCTGTTATTCGCGAAGTAAGAGAAGAGCGCGTAGATGTATTGTCTTTTAATTTGGATTTAGAGAAAAAATTAAGTCCTAAAACAACAATGTCCTATGGATTAGAATATTTATTTAATCGTGTAGGGTCTGAAGGGTTTGAAGAAAATATTGAAGCAAACACGAAAGTTCCAAATGTTACTCGGTATCCAGATGGCGCAACATGGCAATCTTTAGCAGCTTATACAAGTTTAAAATATAAGCCCAATTCTAAGTTTGTATTTCAGTCGGGTTTAAGATATAATCAAATAATTGCAAATGCAGATTTTACAGCTAATAACAACTTTTTAAATCTTCCTTTTCGCGAAGCAAATATAAATACAGGTGCTTTAACTGGTACAGCTGGCATAACATGGTCTCCTAGCACAATGATTCAGTGGAAATTAAATGCATCTACAGCATTTAGAGCCCCAAATATTGATGATATCGGAAAAGTGTTTGATTCAGAACCAGGCGCTGTTGTAGTGCCCAATAACAATTTAAGACCAGAGTATGCTTACAGTGGTGAGTTAGGTTTAAGGTTAAATTTTGGAAATAAGGTTGTATTAGATATGGCGACCTATTATACCTTTTTAGACAATGCGCTTATTCGAAGAGATTTTGACATTAATGGTGAAACAGAAATTATATACGATGGAGAACTAAGCACAGTACAAGCTATACAGAATGCCTCTAGAGCATGGATCTATGGGTTTGAAGTTGGTGGTGAGATTAACTTTTCTAAAACATTAAAATTGCGTTCCCAGTATAATATAATAGGAGGAACCGAAGATGATAATGGTGTAGAAGTTCCGGTAAGGCACGTAGCTCCAAATTTTGGAAGAACACATCTTGTGTATAAAAAAGATAATTTGCTCTTTGATGCCTTTTTGGTCTATAATGGCGAGTTATCATTCTATCAGCTAGCACCCTCTGAATTATCTAAAGATTATCTATACGCCCAAGATGATAATGGTAATCCTTATGCACCATCATGGTACACTTTAAACTTTAGAACCCAGTACAAGTATAAAGATAAATTAACACTAACGGCAAGCTTAGAAAATATTACAGATCAACGCTATAGACCTTACTCTTCTGGTATTTCGGCAGCAGGTAGAAATTTAATTTTAGCACTTAGTTATGCTTTTTAA